Proteins encoded by one window of Acetivibrio thermocellus ATCC 27405:
- a CDS encoding V-type ATP synthase subunit A, whose translation MSQGTIVKVSGPLVIAEGMRDANMFDVVRVSEHRLIGEIIEMHGDRASIQVYEETAGLGPGEPVVSTGAPLSVELGPGLIENIFDGIQRPLVKMREMVGSNITRGIDVTALDRSKKWDFQPTVKKGDKVTAGDVIGKVQETSIVEHRIMVPYGVQGTIEEIKSGSFTVEETVAKVRTENNELVDICMMQKWPVRIGRPYREKLPPNAPLVTGQRVIDTLFPLAKGGVAAVPGPFGSGKTVVQHQLAKWADADIVVYIGCGERGNEMTDVLKEFPELKDPKTGESLMKRTVLIANTSDMPVAAREASIYTGMTIAEYFRDMGYSVALMADSTSRWAEALREMSGRLEEMPGEEGYPAYLGSRLAQFYERAGRVVCLGSDGREGALTAIGAVSPPGGDLSEPVTQATLRIIKVFWGLDSSLAYRRHFPAINWLQSYSLYLDIIGKWISENISRDWETLRSDTMRILQEEAELEEIVRLVGVDALSPSDRLTLEAAKSIREDYLHQNAFHEVDTYTSLNKQYRMLKLILGFYYSGKKALEAGVSIKELFELPVREKIGRAKYTPEDQVNSHFNEIEKELNEQIEALIAKEVQ comes from the coding sequence GTGAGCCAGGGAACAATAGTTAAAGTCTCCGGGCCTTTGGTAATTGCCGAAGGCATGAGAGATGCAAACATGTTTGACGTTGTACGTGTAAGTGAACATCGTTTAATTGGCGAAATAATCGAAATGCATGGAGATCGAGCCTCCATCCAGGTATACGAAGAAACCGCAGGCTTGGGCCCCGGCGAACCGGTGGTTTCCACCGGAGCGCCTCTAAGTGTTGAGCTGGGACCTGGGCTTATTGAAAATATTTTTGACGGTATTCAAAGACCTCTTGTAAAAATGAGAGAAATGGTTGGCAGCAACATAACAAGAGGTATTGACGTTACTGCCCTTGACAGAAGCAAAAAGTGGGATTTTCAACCTACCGTAAAAAAAGGTGACAAAGTAACCGCCGGCGATGTAATAGGAAAAGTCCAGGAAACTTCCATTGTGGAGCACAGAATAATGGTGCCCTATGGAGTACAGGGAACAATTGAGGAGATAAAGAGCGGAAGCTTTACTGTGGAGGAAACCGTCGCAAAGGTTCGGACAGAAAACAACGAACTGGTTGATATCTGCATGATGCAGAAATGGCCGGTACGTATCGGCCGTCCATATAGAGAAAAGCTCCCCCCCAACGCTCCACTTGTTACAGGTCAAAGGGTTATAGACACTCTATTCCCTTTGGCCAAAGGTGGAGTTGCGGCCGTACCCGGACCTTTCGGAAGCGGTAAAACCGTGGTTCAGCACCAGCTTGCAAAATGGGCCGACGCTGATATAGTTGTCTATATAGGCTGCGGAGAGCGCGGCAACGAAATGACCGACGTTTTAAAAGAATTCCCGGAGCTTAAAGACCCAAAAACCGGCGAATCTCTTATGAAGAGAACCGTTCTTATAGCAAATACGTCAGACATGCCTGTTGCGGCCAGAGAGGCATCCATTTATACAGGCATGACTATTGCGGAATATTTCAGGGATATGGGCTATAGTGTGGCGTTAATGGCAGACTCCACTTCCCGCTGGGCGGAAGCATTAAGAGAAATGTCCGGACGTCTCGAAGAAATGCCCGGTGAAGAAGGTTATCCGGCATATCTTGGCTCAAGGCTTGCCCAGTTCTATGAAAGAGCGGGAAGAGTTGTATGCCTTGGTTCCGACGGAAGAGAAGGTGCCCTTACCGCCATCGGTGCCGTGTCACCTCCGGGCGGTGACCTTTCCGAACCTGTTACACAGGCAACACTGAGAATTATCAAAGTGTTCTGGGGGCTTGACTCAAGTCTTGCCTACAGACGACATTTCCCTGCAATCAACTGGCTGCAGAGCTATTCGCTGTACCTTGACATAATAGGAAAATGGATTAGTGAAAACATTTCAAGGGATTGGGAGACATTAAGATCCGACACTATGCGCATTCTGCAGGAGGAAGCGGAACTTGAGGAAATTGTGCGCTTAGTCGGTGTTGACGCCCTGTCGCCGTCCGACAGGCTTACTCTGGAAGCCGCCAAGTCGATACGCGAAGACTATCTCCACCAGAATGCCTTCCATGAAGTGGATACCTATACTTCATTAAACAAGCAGTACAGAATGTTAAAACTCATACTGGGATTCTATTACAGCGGCAAAAAAGCCCTGGAAGCAGGAGTAAGCATCAAAGAGCTGTTTGAACTTCCTGTCAGGGAAAAAATCGGAAGAGCGAAATATACGCCCGAGGATCAGGTAAACAGCCACTTCAACGAAATTGAAAAAGAACTTAATGAGCAAATAGAAGCCCTCATCGCAAAGGAGGTGCAATAA
- a CDS encoding V-type ATP synthase subunit B, with protein MLKEYRTITEVAGPLMLVQKVEGVKYGELGEIELANGEIRRCKVLEVDGQNALVQLFESSTGINVATSKVRFLGRSIELPVSMDMLGRVFSGMGKPLDGGPNIIPDKRLDINGLPMNPAARNYPSEFIQTGISAIDGLNTLVRGQKLPIFSGSGLPHAQLAAQIARQAKVLGTDSKFAVVFAAVGITFEEADYFISDFKRTGAIDRTVLFINLANDPAIERISTPRMALTAAEYLAFDKGMHVLVIITDITNYAEALREVSAARKEVPGRRGYPGYLYTDLATIYERAGRRIDSEGSITLIPILTMPEDDKTHPIPDLTGYITEGQIILSRELHRKGVTPPIDVLPSLSRLKDKGIGKGKTREDHADTMNQLFAAYARGKEAKELAVILGDAALSDTDKLYAKFADAFEKEYVSQGFNEDRSIEKTLEIGWKLLSILPRSELKRIRDEYLDKYLPKAAEN; from the coding sequence ATGCTGAAGGAATACAGAACAATAACCGAGGTTGCCGGTCCTCTCATGCTGGTACAGAAAGTTGAAGGTGTAAAATACGGCGAACTCGGTGAAATAGAGCTGGCAAACGGTGAAATAAGAAGATGCAAGGTATTGGAAGTTGACGGGCAAAACGCATTGGTTCAGCTTTTTGAAAGTTCTACAGGTATAAACGTTGCAACCAGCAAAGTAAGGTTTTTGGGAAGAAGTATAGAGCTTCCCGTATCAATGGATATGCTCGGAAGAGTATTCAGCGGTATGGGAAAGCCCCTGGACGGCGGTCCGAATATTATTCCCGACAAAAGGCTTGACATAAACGGTCTTCCTATGAACCCAGCGGCAAGAAACTACCCTTCGGAGTTCATACAGACGGGTATTTCGGCCATTGACGGACTGAACACCCTGGTTCGCGGCCAGAAGCTCCCCATATTCTCCGGTTCCGGTCTTCCCCATGCCCAGCTTGCGGCACAAATTGCAAGGCAGGCAAAGGTTTTGGGTACGGACAGCAAATTTGCCGTTGTATTTGCGGCTGTAGGTATTACCTTTGAGGAAGCTGACTACTTTATCAGTGACTTTAAGAGAACCGGAGCCATAGACCGTACCGTACTGTTTATAAATCTGGCAAACGACCCTGCCATCGAGCGTATTTCAACTCCACGTATGGCGCTTACGGCAGCCGAATACCTTGCTTTTGACAAAGGCATGCACGTGCTCGTTATAATCACCGACATAACCAACTACGCCGAAGCGCTCCGTGAAGTATCCGCCGCAAGAAAAGAAGTTCCCGGAAGAAGAGGTTACCCGGGTTACCTTTATACCGACCTTGCGACAATATATGAAAGAGCCGGAAGAAGAATTGACAGCGAGGGAAGTATCACTTTGATTCCAATACTGACAATGCCCGAAGATGACAAGACCCATCCTATCCCCGACCTTACCGGATACATAACCGAGGGTCAGATCATCCTAAGCAGAGAGCTTCACCGCAAGGGAGTAACGCCACCGATAGACGTTCTTCCGTCCCTCTCCCGTCTTAAGGACAAGGGAATCGGAAAAGGCAAAACCCGTGAAGACCATGCGGATACAATGAACCAGCTCTTTGCCGCTTACGCAAGGGGTAAGGAAGCCAAGGAACTTGCCGTAATCCTCGGAGATGCGGCTCTTTCCGACACGGATAAGCTGTACGCCAAATTTGCGGATGCTTTTGAAAAGGAATATGTATCCCAAGGTTTTAATGAAGACAGATCAATTGAAAAAACCCTTGAAATCGGCTGGAAGCTGCTTTCAATACTTCCAAGATCGGAGCTTAAGCGTATTCGTGACGAATACCTTGACAAATATTTGCCCAAAGCGGCAGAAAATTAA
- a CDS encoding V-type ATP synthase subunit D, which yields MAIMRVNPTRMELTRLKKRLQVARRGHKLLKDKLDELMKQFLDLVRKNKELREKVEEMLMKAHQDFLIARAVMSSEGLEAALMLPKQSISLDVSTQNIMSVEVPVLKFTTSSSDESDIYPYGFASTSGELDGAILTLSKVLPYMLELAQMEKSSQLLAQEIEKTRRRVNALEYVMIPQLTETIKYISMKLDENERGNITRLMKVKDMMLEQAHNFKEKLNEA from the coding sequence ATGGCAATTATGCGTGTAAATCCGACCAGAATGGAGCTTACCAGGCTCAAGAAAAGGCTGCAGGTTGCCCGAAGGGGTCACAAGCTGCTTAAGGATAAGCTGGATGAACTTATGAAGCAGTTTCTTGACCTGGTAAGGAAAAACAAGGAGCTCCGTGAAAAAGTTGAAGAAATGTTAATGAAAGCCCACCAGGACTTTCTGATAGCCCGGGCCGTTATGTCGTCGGAAGGGCTTGAGGCTGCGCTTATGCTTCCAAAGCAAAGCATAAGCCTCGACGTGTCCACCCAGAATATTATGAGCGTGGAAGTGCCTGTACTGAAGTTTACCACTTCAAGCTCCGACGAAAGCGACATATATCCTTATGGATTCGCTTCGACTTCCGGAGAGCTTGACGGTGCCATCTTAACCCTTTCAAAGGTGCTTCCCTACATGCTTGAGCTTGCACAGATGGAAAAATCGTCCCAGCTCCTTGCCCAGGAAATCGAAAAAACAAGAAGAAGGGTTAACGCCCTTGAATACGTCATGATTCCTCAACTGACGGAAACGATAAAATATATATCCATGAAGCTGGACGAAAATGAAAGAGGAAATATCACAAGACTTATGAAAGTAAAAGACATGATGCTGGAGCAAGCCCATAATTTTAAAGAAAAACTCAATGAAGCTTAA
- the abc-f gene encoding ribosomal protection-like ABC-F family protein, whose amino-acid sequence MLILEAHNIKKYYSDRLVIEIDDLKIYSGDKIGIIGQNGSGKTTLLNILAKEIEPDEGFVRQFCDIAYIRQFSEESICADKKLLKEFDLSQKVHQKVFSGGEKTRIKIANAFNRENLLVFADEPTANLDYKCIELLKQKLQSVESFLLISHDRNLLDSICNKIIEVRDGNLYFYNGNYSFYKKQREMEYNREIFEYEKYINEKSSIEEAIMGRQNLAKSMRKTPKRMGNSEARLHKRKTTQKQEKINNKINSLKTRLEKLEVKEKPKEVPKIKLDFSLTNPPENKVVISADKLSFSYGNKKIFDKAGFKILNGSKTALWGENGTGKSTLLNLIFEKTDKNIYIAPKVKIGYFHQDFENLDYDKSVLENVMRDSVQNQTVARTILARLLIKNDDVNKKVGCLSGGERVKVSFAKLFVSDANVLLLDEPTNYLDMSSMEALESVLCEYEGTVLFVSHDSAFVNAVADRLLVIENHTITEFEGNLDDYRQKMNETSKKVKDETEKIIIRMKMAEIAAKLSVPGTDKEALEEEYRRLAALLGNM is encoded by the coding sequence ATGCTTATTTTGGAAGCTCATAATATAAAGAAGTACTATAGCGACAGACTTGTAATTGAGATTGATGATTTGAAGATTTATTCCGGGGACAAAATTGGGATAATAGGTCAAAACGGTTCCGGTAAGACTACACTTCTAAATATTCTGGCAAAGGAAATAGAACCCGATGAGGGATTTGTAAGACAATTTTGCGATATAGCATATATCCGCCAGTTTTCCGAGGAAAGCATTTGTGCGGATAAAAAGCTTTTAAAAGAATTTGACTTGTCTCAAAAGGTGCATCAAAAGGTCTTTAGCGGGGGAGAAAAAACCAGAATCAAAATTGCCAACGCCTTTAACCGCGAAAATCTTCTGGTGTTTGCGGATGAGCCAACAGCAAATCTTGACTATAAATGTATTGAACTTTTAAAGCAAAAACTTCAAAGCGTGGAATCCTTTTTGCTGATAAGCCATGACAGAAATTTGCTTGACAGTATTTGCAACAAAATAATCGAGGTAAGGGATGGAAATCTATACTTTTATAACGGCAACTACTCATTCTATAAAAAGCAAAGAGAGATGGAGTATAATCGTGAAATTTTTGAGTATGAAAAATATATTAATGAAAAGTCAAGTATTGAAGAGGCAATAATGGGCAGGCAAAACCTGGCAAAGTCCATGAGAAAGACTCCTAAGAGGATGGGTAATTCCGAGGCGAGGCTTCACAAAAGAAAAACCACGCAAAAGCAAGAGAAAATCAATAATAAAATAAACAGCCTGAAAACCCGTCTTGAAAAGCTTGAAGTAAAGGAAAAACCGAAGGAGGTACCGAAAATCAAGCTGGATTTTTCCCTGACCAATCCGCCCGAAAACAAGGTTGTTATCTCTGCTGACAAGCTGTCTTTCAGCTATGGAAATAAAAAAATATTTGACAAAGCCGGGTTTAAAATATTGAACGGTTCCAAAACTGCTCTGTGGGGCGAAAACGGAACAGGGAAAAGCACTCTTTTAAACCTGATTTTTGAAAAAACTGATAAGAACATATATATAGCGCCCAAAGTAAAGATCGGGTACTTTCATCAAGACTTTGAAAATCTCGACTATGACAAGTCCGTACTGGAAAATGTGATGAGGGACAGTGTCCAGAATCAGACTGTGGCAAGAACAATACTGGCACGGCTGTTAATAAAAAATGATGATGTAAATAAAAAGGTGGGGTGTCTAAGCGGAGGAGAGAGGGTAAAGGTGTCCTTTGCAAAGCTCTTTGTTTCCGATGCCAATGTTCTGCTTTTGGATGAACCCACCAATTATCTTGATATGAGCTCTATGGAAGCCTTGGAGAGTGTTCTTTGCGAATACGAGGGAACGGTTCTTTTTGTTTCGCACGACAGTGCCTTTGTAAATGCCGTTGCCGACCGTCTGCTTGTTATTGAAAACCATACCATAACAGAGTTTGAAGGAAATCTTGACGATTACAGACAAAAGATGAATGAAACTTCAAAAAAAGTTAAAGATGAGACGGAAAAAATTATAATTAGAATGAAAATGGCTGAAATTGCAGCAAAGTTGTCAGTTCCCGGGACGGACAAAGAGGCACTTGAAGAAGAATACCGGCGTCTTGCGGCTTTGCTGGGGAATATGTAA
- a CDS encoding dockerin type I repeat-containing protein, with protein MKKKIALLTVVLIVAMVVLGGSMTAYAGHQCSVTVIIGDVNLDGSVDSIDLALLYNTTYYAVPLPNRLQYIAADVNYDSSCTMLDFYMLEDYLLGRISSFPAGQTYTVYYGDLNGDQLVTTTDQSLLSDYLLGRINLTFRQYVSADVNGDGTVDGIDLAIITAYINGQIQHFPVCPQS; from the coding sequence ATGAAAAAGAAAATTGCACTGTTAACGGTAGTTTTAATCGTTGCTATGGTAGTATTAGGCGGTTCTATGACAGCATATGCAGGACATCAATGCAGTGTGACGGTAATTATCGGTGATGTAAACTTGGATGGTTCAGTTGACTCTATAGATCTTGCATTATTGTATAATACAACATACTATGCAGTACCTTTGCCAAATCGATTGCAATATATAGCTGCAGATGTAAACTATGATTCCAGTTGTACAATGCTTGATTTTTATATGCTTGAAGATTATCTCCTTGGAAGAATATCCTCTTTCCCGGCAGGTCAAACTTACACAGTTTATTATGGTGACCTTAACGGGGACCAACTGGTAACAACAACCGACCAAAGCCTGCTTAGTGATTACCTTCTTGGTAGAATTAATTTAACTTTTAGACAATATGTTTCTGCAGATGTAAATGGTGATGGTACGGTAGATGGCATTGATCTCGCAATTATAACTGCATATATAAATGGTCAAATTCAGCATTTCCCGGTATGTCCGCAAAGCTAA
- a CDS encoding acyl-CoA dehydratase activase-related protein, which produces MVTVGIPKGLFYFEHHVLWENFFCNLGCNVKVSDDTNKEILDWGVKHCSNETCLPVKVFHGHAYSLKDKVDYIFIPRYTSVDKNEYTCPKFCGLPDMTLLNLKRQIKLLEVKINVDAKPQETFKSFREISKTLNIPYSDVVEAFRAALKTYDNSRKNIRIEEQLNNNTGKTAISLLGHPYMIYDGYLSMKLIDKLKARNITVLTPRDIDHETKRKNAYPFEGKVFWDVGFELLGSAFTFASYPDVKGIIYLTPFACGVDAFVLEFIERRLKERYNMPLLKLTIDEHTGEAGFDTRLEAFLDMIG; this is translated from the coding sequence ATGGTGACCGTTGGAATACCCAAAGGATTATTTTACTTTGAACACCATGTACTCTGGGAAAATTTTTTTTGTAATTTGGGCTGCAATGTGAAAGTGTCCGATGATACCAACAAGGAAATATTGGACTGGGGTGTAAAACACTGCAGCAATGAGACTTGTCTGCCCGTAAAAGTTTTTCACGGACATGCATACAGCTTAAAAGACAAAGTGGATTATATATTCATACCCAGGTATACAAGCGTTGATAAAAATGAGTATACCTGCCCCAAGTTCTGCGGACTTCCCGATATGACACTGCTTAATTTAAAAAGGCAGATAAAGTTGCTGGAAGTTAAAATAAATGTTGATGCAAAACCTCAGGAAACATTCAAAAGCTTTCGGGAAATCAGCAAAACTTTAAATATTCCCTATTCGGATGTGGTTGAGGCTTTTAGAGCCGCACTGAAAACTTACGACAACAGCCGAAAAAATATCAGGATTGAGGAACAATTAAATAACAACACCGGCAAAACTGCAATTTCGTTATTGGGCCATCCATACATGATTTACGACGGTTATCTTAGTATGAAACTGATTGACAAACTCAAAGCCCGGAACATAACAGTTTTGACTCCACGGGACATTGACCATGAAACCAAGAGAAAAAACGCCTATCCTTTCGAGGGAAAAGTTTTCTGGGATGTAGGCTTTGAACTTCTCGGAAGCGCCTTTACTTTTGCCTCATATCCGGATGTTAAAGGAATAATATACCTTACACCCTTTGCCTGTGGAGTTGACGCTTTTGTTCTGGAGTTTATTGAGAGGCGGCTTAAAGAGCGGTACAACATGCCCCTCCTTAAGCTTACCATTGACGAGCACACAGGAGAAGCTGGATTTGATACAAGACTTGAAGCATTTTTGGATATGATAGGGTGA